The Hujiaoplasma nucleasis DNA window AGAGCAAGCGCTCTATGACTTTTTCTTTGAAAATGGGACTAAAGAAGATGTTGTTAAAGCATTGAAAAAGTTCCAGAATCAAGATGGAGGCTTTGGAAATGCACTAGAACCTGATTATAGAAATCCAGAAAGTAATCCTATTGCTTGTCAATTCGCAGCCAATATCATTCATGCTATGAATCTGCCTAAGGATCACAAGATGATTACACTCTTACTTGAGTATTTAAAACATACACCTTATAAGAAAGAAGGCAAATTTTATTTTAGAATACCTTCAAACAATGAATATCCTCATGCTCCTTGGTGGCATTATGAAAAAGGTAATGAAATAGAAGGATATAATCCAACAGCATCTTTAATTGGTTTTATGTTCTATTATATGGATGAATCAGATCCATACTATTCTAAAGTTGAAAAAGATTTAGACCAAATAATCAGAGATTTTATGAATCAAAATATAACAGAGATGCATGAACTAAAGTGTTTTAATGAGCTATATGAATACGTATGTGAGGGTTTAGACTGTACCAACTTAAGAAGAAAATTATTGGAACAAAATATGAATGCTATTGAGAAGGATACTTCAAAATGGTTAAGTGCTTATGTAGCAAAACCTTCACAAGTTTTAGTGTCTATGCATAGTCCTGGTATTCATGAACTCATGGATTTATTTCATCAGGAATTAAAAATGACTATAGCAAATAGAAATAGTGAAGGCGTTTTTGATATTGCGTGGGAATGGGGTCAATATCAAGAAGAATTTGAAATAGCAAAAAAAGAATGGATGGGGATTATAGCTGTAAAGACATTAAGAATGCTTAAAGACTTTAAAGTTAATATTAACACCTAAGGAGAAGGACATGGATGTAGGAAAACGTATAAAATATTTAAGAAAAACTCAAGATATGAATCAAGATGATTTGGCCCGAAAATTGCATGTAGCTATATCAACCATTTCAAATTGGGAAAATGGCCGAAATCAGGTAAGTCCAGATTACTATGCTAGTCTAGCAAAGATCTTTAATATTTCAGTTTCTGAACTCTTAGGTGAAATTCGTCCTCGGAATGATCAAATCATTAATTTAGTTTCAAAACCTTATCTTTCATATGATTATGAAAGAAACTATCTTTTATGGTTCATTTATTTTATAGTGATGATATTATCTCTTTTATCACCTGTTGGGGGACTTACTCTACAAGGTTTTATGGTTTTTTCATGGATTTTATTGTTAATATATTTAATTGCTTCTTATTTTAGGCATTATAAGACCAACATCGTGACCAAGTATTATAAAGAGGATAAGAAACTTTTTTACGAACATCAATCTAGCGAGAAGAACATTCAGTTTATGAGAAAATATTATTTATTGATGACAGTTATGCTTTGGTTTTCAATAAATTTATCAATTATCTTTTCTTTTGTTTACTTATTAAATCAAACCCAAGATTCAGTGGTTGTATCCCTATTTTCTATTTTTTTAATTTTACTTAATCTTTTAACTATTAATCTATTTTTTATAGATTACCAAGAAAAGTACAAATCTAAACTTATAGATTACAAAGCAATTAATATTCATTTTTTCCTTTTTAGGAATAAGTTGTTATTGTTTGTTTATACAATCTTTTATATTTACTACCATATGATGATTAATGCTTTAAATTTAAACCCATATATTGATTTTGGCATGTTATTATTAGATATCATCATGATGTTTATACTTGTCGTTATCATCATGCTTTATGAATCTAATAAATTATTTTATTCTAAATATAAGTTGATTGTGAAATAATTTCACATATTGTCAAATAAGTACAGCGAATCCTTGATTCGCTTTTTTTATGCTTTTTTTATGATAATCTTGAATCAAATCATAAAGGAGGCATATGATGATAAAAAATTTT harbors:
- a CDS encoding helix-turn-helix domain-containing protein, with amino-acid sequence MDVGKRIKYLRKTQDMNQDDLARKLHVAISTISNWENGRNQVSPDYYASLAKIFNISVSELLGEIRPRNDQIINLVSKPYLSYDYERNYLLWFIYFIVMILSLLSPVGGLTLQGFMVFSWILLLIYLIASYFRHYKTNIVTKYYKEDKKLFYEHQSSEKNIQFMRKYYLLMTVMLWFSINLSIIFSFVYLLNQTQDSVVVSLFSIFLILLNLLTINLFFIDYQEKYKSKLIDYKAINIHFFLFRNKLLLFVYTIFYIYYHMMINALNLNPYIDFGMLLLDIIMMFILVVIIMLYESNKLFYSKYKLIVK